One Tachyglossus aculeatus isolate mTacAcu1 chromosome 18, mTacAcu1.pri, whole genome shotgun sequence DNA segment encodes these proteins:
- the LOC119940199 gene encoding cytochrome P450 4A14-like isoform X3 — translation MVSRLDGGLDKGFSSLPALLLLALALALIKGIQLFLQRQKLLKTFAQFPGPPPHWLLGHLHQNELSQFTSWIKSFPFGIPLWNGSFGVTFIVYHPDYLKVLFKREGQGLLLLDGEKWFQHRKMLTPGFHYSILRPYVKIMADSVNVMLDKWEKLTAQGETLELFQHVSLMTLDTLMKCSFNNSNYQKGSDSKTYIQAVKDLTSLLSERIHTFYQHNNIVYWLSSPGRCFRRACKIAHQHSDQVIEERKKTLQNVFDLEKIRTKRHLDFLDILLCAKTEEGKGLSDADLRAEVDTLMFEGHDTTASGISWTLYCLALHPEHQQRCREEAQKILGERDTIQWEDLAQLTFTTMFIKESMRLYPSVPSISRQLSSPITFFDGRSLPQGSSIRIHIYSLHRNPLVWKDPEVFDPERFSPENISQRHPYAFLPFSAGARNCIGQQFAMNEIKVALVQTLLRFQLEPDKSRPPVPISQLILKSKTGIHLRLKKLP, via the exons ATGGTCTCCAGACTGGATGGGGGGCTGGACAAGGGGTTCTCTTCCTTGCCAGCGctactcctcctggccctggccctggccctcatcaAGGGGATCCAGCTTTTCCTCCAGAGGCAGAAGCTGCTCAAGACCTTCGCCCAGTTCCCCGGACCCCCACCCCACTGGCTGCTCGGACACCTCCACCAG AATGAGTTGAGTCAATTCACCTCATGGATAAAATCCTTCCCCTTTGGAATTCCTTTGTGGAACGGAAGCTTCGGAGTCACTTTCATTGTCTACCACCCGGATTATTTGAAAGTGCTGTTTAAacgagaag GACAGGGACTGCTGCTATTGGATGGGGAAAAGTGGTTCCAGCACCGGAAGATGCTGACACCGGGATTTCACTACAGCATCCTGAGACCCTACGTGAAGATCATGGCTGACTCGGTCAATGTCATGCTG GACAAGTGGGAGAAGCTGACAGCCCAGGGAGAGACTTTGGAGCTGTTCCAGCACGTCAGCCTGATGACTCTGGACACCCTCATGAAATGCTCCTTCAACAACAGCAACTATCAGAAGGGCAG TGACTCCAAAACCTACATCCAAGCCGTGAaagacctcacctccctgctcagcGAGAGGATCCACACGTTCTATCAGCACAACAACATTGTTTACTGGCTCAGCTCACCTGGTCGTTGCTTCCGTCGGGCCTGCAAGATAGCCCACCAACATTCAG ATCAAGTGattgaggaaaggaagaagacctTGCAGAATGTGTTTGACCTGGAAAAGATCCGAACAAAGAGGCACTTGGATTTCCTGGATATCCTCCTCTGTGCCAAG ACAGAGGAGGGCAAGGGGCTGTCCGACGCGGACCTGAGGGCCGAGGTGGACACGCTCATGTTCGAGGGCCACGACACCACAGCCAGTGGCATCTCCTGGACCCTCTACTGCTTGGCCCTGCACCCCGAGCATCAGCAGCGCTGTCGCGAGGAGGCCCAGAAGATTCTGGGAGAAAGGGACACCATCCAATG GGAAGATTTAGCCCAGCTGACCTTCACCACCATGTTCATTAAAGAGTCGATGCGTCTCTACCCGTCGGTGCCATCCATTTCCAGACAGCTCAGCTCGCCGATCACCTTCTTCGACGGACGCTCTCTGCCACAAG GCTCCTCCATCAGGATCCACATTTACTCCCTCCACCGGAACCCTCTTGTGTGGAAAGACCCAGAG GTCTTCGACCCCGAGAGGTTCTCCCCAGAAAATATATCCCAGAGGCACCCATATGCTTTCTTACCATTCTCCGCCGGAGCCAG GAACTGTATCGGGCAGCAGTTCGCCATGAACGAGATCAAGGTTGCTTTGGTCCAGACCCTGCTCCGCTTCCAGCTCGAACCCGACAAATCCCGGCCCCCGGTGCCCATCTCACAGCTGATCCTCAAGTCCAAAACCGGCATCCATCTGCGCCTCAAAAAGCTGCCTTAG
- the LOC119940199 gene encoding cytochrome P450 4A14-like isoform X1, whose product MVSRLDGGLDKGFSSLPALLLLALALALIKGIQLFLQRQKLLKTFAQFPGPPPHWLLGHLHQNELSQFTSWIKSFPFGIPLWNGSFGVTFIVYHPDYLKVLFKREDPKNNLTYQFAVPWIGQGLLLLDGEKWFQHRKMLTPGFHYSILRPYVKIMADSVNVMLDKWEKLTAQGETLELFQHVSLMTLDTLMKCSFNNSNYQKGSDSKTYIQAVKDLTSLLSERIHTFYQHNNIVYWLSSPGRCFRRACKIAHQHSDQVIEERKKTLQNVFDLEKIRTKRHLDFLDILLCAKTEEGKGLSDADLRAEVDTLMFEGHDTTASGISWTLYCLALHPEHQQRCREEAQKILGERDTIQWEDLAQLTFTTMFIKESMRLYPSVPSISRQLSSPITFFDGRSLPQGSSIRIHIYSLHRNPLVWKDPEVFDPERFSPENISQRHPYAFLPFSAGARNCIGQQFAMNEIKVALVQTLLRFQLEPDKSRPPVPISQLILKSKTGIHLRLKKLP is encoded by the exons ATGGTCTCCAGACTGGATGGGGGGCTGGACAAGGGGTTCTCTTCCTTGCCAGCGctactcctcctggccctggccctggccctcatcaAGGGGATCCAGCTTTTCCTCCAGAGGCAGAAGCTGCTCAAGACCTTCGCCCAGTTCCCCGGACCCCCACCCCACTGGCTGCTCGGACACCTCCACCAG AATGAGTTGAGTCAATTCACCTCATGGATAAAATCCTTCCCCTTTGGAATTCCTTTGTGGAACGGAAGCTTCGGAGTCACTTTCATTGTCTACCACCCGGATTATTTGAAAGTGCTGTTTAAacgagaag ATCCAAAGAACAACTTGACATACCAGTTTGCTGTCCCATGGATTG GACAGGGACTGCTGCTATTGGATGGGGAAAAGTGGTTCCAGCACCGGAAGATGCTGACACCGGGATTTCACTACAGCATCCTGAGACCCTACGTGAAGATCATGGCTGACTCGGTCAATGTCATGCTG GACAAGTGGGAGAAGCTGACAGCCCAGGGAGAGACTTTGGAGCTGTTCCAGCACGTCAGCCTGATGACTCTGGACACCCTCATGAAATGCTCCTTCAACAACAGCAACTATCAGAAGGGCAG TGACTCCAAAACCTACATCCAAGCCGTGAaagacctcacctccctgctcagcGAGAGGATCCACACGTTCTATCAGCACAACAACATTGTTTACTGGCTCAGCTCACCTGGTCGTTGCTTCCGTCGGGCCTGCAAGATAGCCCACCAACATTCAG ATCAAGTGattgaggaaaggaagaagacctTGCAGAATGTGTTTGACCTGGAAAAGATCCGAACAAAGAGGCACTTGGATTTCCTGGATATCCTCCTCTGTGCCAAG ACAGAGGAGGGCAAGGGGCTGTCCGACGCGGACCTGAGGGCCGAGGTGGACACGCTCATGTTCGAGGGCCACGACACCACAGCCAGTGGCATCTCCTGGACCCTCTACTGCTTGGCCCTGCACCCCGAGCATCAGCAGCGCTGTCGCGAGGAGGCCCAGAAGATTCTGGGAGAAAGGGACACCATCCAATG GGAAGATTTAGCCCAGCTGACCTTCACCACCATGTTCATTAAAGAGTCGATGCGTCTCTACCCGTCGGTGCCATCCATTTCCAGACAGCTCAGCTCGCCGATCACCTTCTTCGACGGACGCTCTCTGCCACAAG GCTCCTCCATCAGGATCCACATTTACTCCCTCCACCGGAACCCTCTTGTGTGGAAAGACCCAGAG GTCTTCGACCCCGAGAGGTTCTCCCCAGAAAATATATCCCAGAGGCACCCATATGCTTTCTTACCATTCTCCGCCGGAGCCAG GAACTGTATCGGGCAGCAGTTCGCCATGAACGAGATCAAGGTTGCTTTGGTCCAGACCCTGCTCCGCTTCCAGCTCGAACCCGACAAATCCCGGCCCCCGGTGCCCATCTCACAGCTGATCCTCAAGTCCAAAACCGGCATCCATCTGCGCCTCAAAAAGCTGCCTTAG
- the LOC119940199 gene encoding cytochrome P450 4A11-like isoform X2 — protein MVSRLDGGLDKGFSSLPALLLLALALALIKGIQLFLQRQKLLKTFAQFPGPPPHWLLGHLHQNELSQFTSWIKSFPFGIPLWNGSFGVTFIVYHPDYLKVLFKREDPKNNLTYQFAVPWIGQGLLLLDGEKWFQHRKMLTPGFHYSILRPYVKIMADSVNVMLDKWEKLTAQGETLELFQHVSLMTLDTLMKCSFNNSNYQKGSDSKTYIQAVKDLTSLLSERIHTFYQHNNIVYWLSSPGRCFRRACKIAHQHSDQVIEERKKTLQNVFDLEKIRTKRHLDFLDILLCAKTEEGKGLSDADLRAEVDTLMFEGHDTTASGISWTLYCLALHPEHQQRCREEAQKILGERDTIQWEDLAQLTFTTMFIKESMRLYPSVPSISRQLSSPITFFDGRSLPQGSSIRIHIYSLHRNPLVWKDPEELYRAAVRHERDQGCFGPDPAPLPARTRQIPAPGAHLTADPQVQNRHPSAPQKAALAPQILRPGLHQANPQEAPSTPNNQ, from the exons ATGGTCTCCAGACTGGATGGGGGGCTGGACAAGGGGTTCTCTTCCTTGCCAGCGctactcctcctggccctggccctggccctcatcaAGGGGATCCAGCTTTTCCTCCAGAGGCAGAAGCTGCTCAAGACCTTCGCCCAGTTCCCCGGACCCCCACCCCACTGGCTGCTCGGACACCTCCACCAG AATGAGTTGAGTCAATTCACCTCATGGATAAAATCCTTCCCCTTTGGAATTCCTTTGTGGAACGGAAGCTTCGGAGTCACTTTCATTGTCTACCACCCGGATTATTTGAAAGTGCTGTTTAAacgagaag ATCCAAAGAACAACTTGACATACCAGTTTGCTGTCCCATGGATTG GACAGGGACTGCTGCTATTGGATGGGGAAAAGTGGTTCCAGCACCGGAAGATGCTGACACCGGGATTTCACTACAGCATCCTGAGACCCTACGTGAAGATCATGGCTGACTCGGTCAATGTCATGCTG GACAAGTGGGAGAAGCTGACAGCCCAGGGAGAGACTTTGGAGCTGTTCCAGCACGTCAGCCTGATGACTCTGGACACCCTCATGAAATGCTCCTTCAACAACAGCAACTATCAGAAGGGCAG TGACTCCAAAACCTACATCCAAGCCGTGAaagacctcacctccctgctcagcGAGAGGATCCACACGTTCTATCAGCACAACAACATTGTTTACTGGCTCAGCTCACCTGGTCGTTGCTTCCGTCGGGCCTGCAAGATAGCCCACCAACATTCAG ATCAAGTGattgaggaaaggaagaagacctTGCAGAATGTGTTTGACCTGGAAAAGATCCGAACAAAGAGGCACTTGGATTTCCTGGATATCCTCCTCTGTGCCAAG ACAGAGGAGGGCAAGGGGCTGTCCGACGCGGACCTGAGGGCCGAGGTGGACACGCTCATGTTCGAGGGCCACGACACCACAGCCAGTGGCATCTCCTGGACCCTCTACTGCTTGGCCCTGCACCCCGAGCATCAGCAGCGCTGTCGCGAGGAGGCCCAGAAGATTCTGGGAGAAAGGGACACCATCCAATG GGAAGATTTAGCCCAGCTGACCTTCACCACCATGTTCATTAAAGAGTCGATGCGTCTCTACCCGTCGGTGCCATCCATTTCCAGACAGCTCAGCTCGCCGATCACCTTCTTCGACGGACGCTCTCTGCCACAAG GCTCCTCCATCAGGATCCACATTTACTCCCTCCACCGGAACCCTCTTGTGTGGAAAGACCCAGAG GAACTGTATCGGGCAGCAGTTCGCCATGAACGAGATCAAGGTTGCTTTGGTCCAGACCCTGCTCCGCTTCCAGCTCGAACCCGACAAATCCCGGCCCCCGGTGCCCATCTCACAGCTGATCCTCAAGTCCAAAACCGGCATCCATCTGCGCCTCAAAAAGCTGCCTTAGCCCCCCAGATCCTCAGGCCTGGATTGCATCAGGCAAACCCACAAGAAGCCCCTTCAACTCCCAACAATCAATGA